Proteins encoded within one genomic window of Xylophilus sp. GOD-11R:
- the xerD gene encoding site-specific tyrosine recombinase XerD — protein MNCPVAPQNRLRIDAFVDAMWLEDGLSPNTLAAYRRDLTGYVVWLDAAMPGVRIDATAEHHLQAYMAAQFGTSKPSTANRRLTVLRRYFHWAMREGAVQRDPTLRLLPAKGPVRSPATLSEAQVEALLQAPDTTTALGLRDRAMLELLYASGLRVSELIGVRLFEVSMNDGVVRVTGKGSKERLVPFGEVARDWLVRYLSGSRPELLAGRQSDDLFVTAREGAAMQRMNFWLIVRRYALAAGIHTKLSPHTVRHAFATHLLNHGADLRSVQLLLGHADISTTTIYTHVARERLKTLHGAHHPRG, from the coding sequence ATGAATTGCCCGGTCGCGCCACAAAATCGACTCCGCATCGACGCCTTCGTGGACGCCATGTGGCTGGAGGACGGCCTGTCGCCCAACACCCTGGCCGCCTACCGCCGGGACCTGACGGGTTACGTCGTCTGGCTTGATGCCGCCATGCCCGGCGTACGTATCGACGCCACCGCCGAGCATCACCTGCAGGCCTACATGGCCGCGCAGTTCGGCACCAGCAAGCCGAGCACCGCGAATCGTCGTCTGACGGTGCTGCGCCGGTATTTCCACTGGGCGATGCGCGAAGGCGCCGTGCAGCGCGACCCGACATTGCGGCTGCTGCCGGCCAAGGGGCCGGTTCGCTCCCCGGCGACCTTGTCGGAAGCGCAGGTCGAGGCACTGCTCCAGGCGCCCGACACCACCACCGCGCTGGGCCTGCGCGACCGCGCGATGCTGGAATTGCTCTACGCGAGCGGCCTGCGGGTGAGCGAGCTGATCGGGGTGCGGCTGTTCGAGGTCTCGATGAACGACGGCGTGGTGCGGGTGACCGGCAAGGGATCCAAGGAGCGGCTGGTGCCTTTCGGCGAGGTCGCGCGCGACTGGCTGGTGCGCTATCTCTCCGGCTCGCGGCCCGAGCTGCTGGCCGGTCGGCAGAGCGACGATCTCTTCGTCACGGCCAGGGAGGGGGCTGCCATGCAGCGCATGAACTTCTGGCTGATCGTGCGCCGTTATGCCCTGGCCGCTGGCATTCACACCAAGCTGTCGCCGCATACGGTGAGACATGCCTTTGCCACCCACCTGCTCAACCACGGCGCCGACCTGCGCTCGGTGCAGTTGCTGCTCGGCCATGCCGACATCTCGACCACGACCATCTACACCCATGTGGCACGGGAACGCTTGAAGACGCTGCACGGCGCCCACCATCCGCGCGGCTGA
- a CDS encoding AEC family transporter, whose amino-acid sequence MNYAQLLFPDFSLILCGYLLCRFTGLGRPLWQQAETLVYYFLFPVLLFQSIAKSPLELRAASGMVCAGVLTGLVGIALAYAVPHLPWLGRHVDRRDAAASAQVAFRFNSYVALALAERLAGPAGGQAIAVLIGVGVPLYNIAAVWPMARQGGHGVLASLARNPLIVGTCAALAFNFAGFSIPDLIAPAVSRIGAAALALGLLCAGAGMQFSAMSGGMLLGSAMLLIRHLVSPLAAVGFAHLLRLEPTQAKVLLMFSALPTASSCYVLAARMGYNGPYVAGLVTLSTIAGVISLPFALSLLPWV is encoded by the coding sequence GTGAATTACGCGCAGCTCCTTTTTCCTGATTTTTCGCTCATCCTTTGCGGTTATCTGCTTTGCCGGTTTACAGGCCTTGGCCGTCCGTTGTGGCAACAGGCCGAAACCCTGGTCTATTACTTTCTTTTCCCTGTTCTGCTGTTCCAGTCGATCGCCAAGAGCCCGCTGGAATTGCGCGCTGCCTCCGGCATGGTCTGCGCCGGCGTGCTCACCGGCCTGGTCGGCATCGCGCTGGCTTATGCGGTGCCGCACCTGCCCTGGCTCGGCCGCCATGTCGACCGGCGCGACGCCGCCGCCAGTGCGCAGGTGGCGTTCCGGTTCAACTCCTACGTGGCGCTGGCCTTGGCTGAGCGTCTCGCCGGCCCGGCGGGCGGCCAGGCGATCGCCGTGTTGATCGGTGTCGGCGTGCCGCTCTACAACATCGCCGCGGTCTGGCCCATGGCGCGGCAGGGCGGGCATGGCGTGCTGGCGTCGCTGGCGCGCAATCCGCTCATCGTGGGCACCTGCGCGGCGCTGGCCTTCAACTTCGCGGGCTTTTCCATTCCGGACCTGATCGCCCCGGCGGTGTCGCGCATCGGCGCGGCAGCGCTGGCGCTGGGGCTGCTGTGCGCGGGCGCCGGCATGCAGTTCTCGGCCATGTCGGGCGGCATGCTGCTGGGCAGCGCGATGCTGCTGATCCGGCACCTCGTCTCGCCGCTGGCCGCCGTGGGCTTCGCCCACCTGCTGCGGCTGGAGCCGACGCAAGCCAAGGTGCTGCTGATGTTCTCGGCGCTGCCCACCGCGTCGAGCTGCTACGTGCTGGCCGCGCGCATGGGCTACAACGGGCCGTACGTAGCCGGGCTGGTAACGCTGTCGACGATCGCCGGCGTGATCAGCCTGCCCTTCGCGCTGTCACTGCTGCCCTGGGTCTGA
- a CDS encoding tripartite tricarboxylate transporter substrate binding protein — MKKLLSSVFLLGAAFAASAQAPQGYPNRAIRIVVAYPAGGVSDNVARSLADRLAGPLGVPVVVENKAGASGGIGMDAVAKAAPDGYTIGFSAISPLVLNPHLGPTPFDPLKDIAPVASVMYSPVVVLGTSALAARDFRSLIGFARSHPGEVRWATSGNASLGHLMLAQLTAAANVTITHIPYKGGGQQLNDALGGQFEVLSTNAAPAIAAQAKQGKLVPLAVGAPSRLGSLPDVPTLGELGYGSANLSSVFGIFAPGRTPAAVVQRLNAEINRILANPEFRNQLLAADNVATTMTPEEFGREIASESASNGRIIRAAGIKAE, encoded by the coding sequence ATGAAGAAGCTGCTTTCCTCCGTGTTTTTGCTGGGTGCCGCGTTCGCCGCATCGGCCCAGGCTCCCCAGGGCTATCCCAACCGTGCGATCCGCATCGTCGTCGCCTATCCGGCCGGTGGTGTCAGCGACAACGTCGCCCGTTCGCTGGCCGATCGTCTCGCCGGGCCGCTGGGCGTGCCCGTGGTGGTCGAGAACAAGGCAGGCGCCAGCGGCGGCATCGGCATGGATGCCGTGGCCAAGGCGGCGCCGGACGGCTACACGATCGGTTTTTCGGCGATCAGCCCGCTGGTGCTCAACCCACACCTGGGCCCCACGCCCTTCGACCCCTTGAAGGACATCGCCCCGGTGGCCAGCGTGATGTATTCGCCCGTGGTGGTGCTGGGCACCTCGGCCCTGGCCGCGCGCGACTTTCGCAGCCTCATCGGATTTGCCAGGAGCCATCCCGGTGAAGTGCGCTGGGCGACCTCGGGCAACGCGTCGCTGGGTCATCTGATGCTGGCGCAGCTCACCGCCGCGGCCAACGTGACCATCACCCATATTCCCTACAAGGGCGGCGGCCAGCAGCTCAACGATGCCCTGGGTGGGCAGTTCGAGGTGCTGTCGACCAACGCGGCGCCGGCCATCGCGGCACAGGCGAAGCAGGGCAAGCTGGTGCCGCTGGCAGTCGGTGCGCCGTCCCGGCTGGGAAGCTTGCCCGATGTGCCGACGCTCGGCGAATTGGGGTATGGCTCGGCCAATCTGTCGTCGGTCTTCGGGATCTTCGCGCCGGGGCGCACGCCGGCGGCTGTGGTCCAGCGCCTGAACGCCGAGATCAACCGCATCCTGGCTAATCCCGAATTTCGCAATCAACTGCTGGCGGCGGATAACGTTGCTACGACGATGACGCCCGAAGAGTTTGGGCGTGAGATCGCTTCGGAGTCGGCCAGCAATGGGCGGATCATTCGGGCGGCTGGGATCAAGGCTGAATGA
- the tsaE gene encoding tRNA (adenosine(37)-N6)-threonylcarbamoyltransferase complex ATPase subunit type 1 TsaE — protein MTAADDHPGIVGTGTPLTLLMAWADEGDTQAFAARLAAMAEVRDAFIALHGDLGAGKTTFVRHLLRALGVAGRIKSPTYAVVEPHEAAADGVGWPVWHFDFYRFDDPREWEDAGFRDIFASPGLKLAEWPEKAEGVLPRPDLDIAISSGPEDDARQVLVTANTTLGAAMLRRLAAADASSPSQPNQQP, from the coding sequence TTGACTGCTGCCGATGACCACCCCGGGATTGTAGGAACCGGAACGCCCCTCACCCTGCTCATGGCCTGGGCCGACGAGGGCGACACCCAGGCTTTCGCTGCCCGGCTGGCCGCCATGGCCGAGGTGCGCGATGCCTTCATCGCCCTGCACGGCGACCTCGGCGCCGGCAAGACCACCTTCGTGCGCCATCTGCTGCGCGCCCTCGGCGTGGCCGGCCGCATCAAGAGCCCGACCTACGCGGTGGTGGAGCCGCACGAGGCCGCCGCCGACGGGGTGGGCTGGCCCGTCTGGCATTTCGACTTCTATCGCTTCGACGACCCCCGCGAATGGGAGGATGCGGGCTTTCGCGACATCTTCGCCAGCCCGGGGCTCAAGCTTGCCGAATGGCCAGAAAAGGCCGAAGGCGTGCTGCCGCGGCCCGACCTCGACATCGCCATCAGCAGCGGCCCCGAAGACGACGCCCGCCAGGTGCTCGTCACCGCCAACACCACCCTAGGCGCCGCCATGCTGCGCCGACTGGCCGCCGCCGACGCGTCGAGCCCGTCGCAACCAAATCAGCAGCCATGA
- a CDS encoding nuclear transport factor 2 family protein yields the protein MSIDYIDIRGTAASASLTIDYLTQQFIDFFNLLKIDGRWQIVSKIFYRIPKP from the coding sequence GTGTCGATCGACTACATCGATATTCGCGGCACCGCTGCATCGGCGAGTTTGACGATCGATTACCTCACCCAACAGTTCATCGATTTTTTCAACCTGCTCAAAATCGACGGCCGGTGGCAGATCGTCAGCAAGATCTTTTACCGCATTCCCAAGCCCTGA
- a CDS encoding tripartite tricarboxylate transporter substrate binding protein BugE — protein sequence MHRRQLAAFAGLMLAAASSGAFAQSTYPNKPIHLVVPFAPGGTTDIIARVVADPLSRVLGQPVLVENKAGGGGLVGAQDTVRSAPDGYYLGLATVSSTASAPAINPKTPYNPITDFTPIINIAATPNIIAVNPSFPAKDYAAFAAELKKSPGKYSYATSGTGGIGHLLMELYKSLTGTFVTHIPYRGAGPALNDVVAGQVPMIFDNLPSALPFVKEGRLVPIVVSAPQRLAALPNVPTFKEVGLEPVNRLAYYGILGPKNMPKEIVDKINAGVKKVLEDPAVRKRIEDTGSLIVANTPEQFAAEIKAEFDIYKKVVQTQKLTLD from the coding sequence ATGCACCGACGACAACTTGCCGCGTTTGCCGGCCTCATGCTCGCAGCGGCAAGCTCGGGCGCATTCGCCCAAAGCACCTATCCGAACAAGCCGATCCACCTGGTGGTTCCGTTTGCGCCGGGTGGTACGACCGACATCATCGCCCGCGTGGTGGCCGACCCGCTGAGCCGGGTGCTGGGACAGCCGGTGCTGGTCGAGAACAAGGCCGGCGGCGGTGGCTTGGTGGGCGCGCAGGACACCGTGCGGTCGGCACCCGATGGTTATTACCTGGGCCTGGCGACGGTGTCGAGCACAGCCTCGGCGCCGGCGATCAATCCCAAGACGCCTTACAACCCCATCACCGATTTCACCCCGATCATCAACATCGCGGCCACGCCGAACATCATCGCGGTCAACCCCTCCTTTCCGGCCAAGGACTATGCGGCCTTCGCTGCCGAATTGAAGAAGTCGCCGGGCAAGTATTCGTACGCCACCTCGGGCACCGGCGGCATCGGCCACCTGCTGATGGAGCTCTACAAAAGCCTGACCGGCACCTTCGTCACCCACATTCCCTATCGTGGTGCCGGCCCGGCGCTCAACGACGTGGTGGCCGGCCAAGTGCCGATGATCTTCGACAACCTGCCCTCGGCCCTGCCGTTCGTGAAGGAAGGACGCCTGGTGCCCATCGTGGTGTCGGCGCCGCAGCGCCTGGCGGCATTGCCCAATGTGCCGACCTTCAAGGAAGTCGGCCTGGAGCCGGTCAACCGCCTGGCTTATTACGGCATCCTCGGCCCCAAGAACATGCCCAAGGAAATCGTCGACAAGATCAATGCCGGCGTGAAGAAAGTGCTGGAAGATCCGGCGGTGCGCAAGCGCATCGAAGACACCGGCTCGCTGATCGTCGCCAACACGCCCGAGCAGTTCGCCGCCGAAATCAAGGCCGAATTCGATATCTACAAGAAGGTGGTGCAGACCCAGAAACTCACCCTGGACTGA
- the queG gene encoding tRNA epoxyqueuosine(34) reductase QueG has protein sequence MGFSQIGVAGVDLSGAEQGLLDWLAHGFHGEMHYMAAHGLRRARPAELVPGTVSVLTARMDYLPRDTAADWQAVEFARLSRPDEGIVSVYARGRDYHKVLRSRLQRLAERIGEAVGPLGHRVFTDSAPVLEAELAARSGQGWRGKHTLVLDRQGGSMFFLGEIYLDLALPATAPVSAHCGSCSACMAICPTQAIVAPGRLDARRCISYLTIEHAGSIPVELRPLIGNRIYGCDDCQLACPWNKFARPSTLADFDARPGLQGEPLAALMAWSEAEFLRRTEGGPIRRIGHARWLRNLAVGMGNALRSPLAEASKAAMRVALGQRLDHADPVVREHVAWALEASSDPGQQ, from the coding sequence ATGGGATTCTCCCAAATCGGCGTGGCCGGTGTCGACCTGTCCGGCGCCGAACAGGGCCTTCTCGACTGGCTGGCCCATGGATTCCACGGCGAGATGCACTACATGGCGGCGCACGGGCTGCGACGCGCCCGGCCGGCCGAACTGGTGCCGGGCACCGTCAGCGTGCTCACCGCGCGTATGGATTACCTGCCGAGGGACACGGCGGCCGACTGGCAGGCAGTGGAGTTCGCGCGACTGTCGCGGCCGGACGAAGGCATCGTCTCGGTCTATGCCCGTGGGCGGGACTATCACAAGGTGCTGCGCAGCCGGCTGCAGCGGCTGGCCGAGCGCATCGGCGAAGCGGTGGGGCCGCTCGGCCACCGCGTGTTCACCGACTCCGCGCCGGTGTTGGAGGCCGAGCTCGCCGCTCGCAGCGGCCAGGGCTGGCGTGGCAAACACACCCTGGTGCTCGACCGCCAGGGCGGCTCGATGTTCTTTCTGGGCGAGATCTACCTCGACCTCGCGCTGCCCGCGACCGCGCCGGTCAGCGCGCATTGCGGCAGCTGCAGCGCCTGCATGGCCATCTGCCCGACCCAGGCCATCGTCGCACCGGGCCGGCTGGACGCGCGGCGCTGCATCTCCTACCTCACCATCGAGCACGCCGGATCGATTCCGGTCGAGCTGCGCCCGCTCATCGGCAACCGCATCTACGGCTGCGACGACTGCCAGCTGGCCTGTCCCTGGAACAAGTTCGCGCGGCCGTCGACGTTGGCCGACTTCGATGCGCGTCCGGGTCTGCAGGGCGAGCCGCTGGCGGCGCTGATGGCGTGGAGCGAGGCGGAGTTTCTGCGCCGCACCGAGGGCGGGCCGATCCGGCGCATCGGCCATGCGCGCTGGCTGCGCAATCTGGCGGTGGGCATGGGCAACGCCTTGCGCTCCCCCCTGGCCGAAGCATCGAAAGCGGCCATGCGTGTCGCGCTGGGCCAGCGGCTCGACCATGCCGACCCCGTGGTCCGCGAGCACGTGGCCTGGGCGCTGGAAGCAAGCTCAGACCCAGGGCAGCAGTGA